The following proteins are co-located in the Apis mellifera strain DH4 linkage group LG9, Amel_HAv3.1, whole genome shotgun sequence genome:
- the LOC410012 gene encoding WW domain-binding protein 2 isoform X2 produces the protein MSLNTAHANGGVLIHAGECILLFCDHVTMEFHGQEQAEFIGSKRGRLYLTTHRMIFNAKDQKEKMQSFSFPFITLSEVEVEQPMFGANYIKGKCRAQPNGNWIGECKFKLHFKSGGAIEFGQAMLRAAAMAQQNGPVNDAPPPYQPPTSNWYAAPPPAYQAAPTGYYGWLPRNDAFSDTPPANSVYMTDMPPPYPGINTPYQGYANVPPQGAWGNSSQQPGWTPPQQNGAPGWANPSYNAQPMSQADAKAAEAAQSAYYDPNRPQCAYVPPPAYYESPPSFQQATEKKDQ, from the exons atgtcGTTAAACACAGCGCACGCTAACGGCGGTGTTTTAATACACGCTGGAGAATG catattattattctgtgATCATGTCACAATGGAATTCCATGGACAAGAACAAGCAGAATTTATTGGTAGCAAACGTGGCAGATTATATTTAACTACACacagaatgatttttaatgcCAAAgatcaaaaggaaaaaatgcaATCATTTAGCTTCCCATTTATAACATTGAGTGAAGTTGAAGTAGAACAACCAATGTTTGGAGCTAATTACATCAAAGGTAAATGTCGTGCTCAACCAAATGGCAATTGGATTGGAGAATGCAAGttcaaattacattttaaaagcGGTGGTGCAATAGAATTTGGTCAAGCTATGTTAAGAGCAGCAGCAATgg ctcAACAAAATGGACCTGTAAATGATGCTCCACCACCATATCAACCTCCAACATCAAATTGGTATGCAGCACCACCACCTGCTTACCAAGCAGCACCAACAGGATATTATGGATGGCTACCACGAAATGATGCTTTTTCAGATACACCACCAG ccAATAGCGTATATATGACGGATATGCCACCTCCATATCCTGGTATAAATACACCTTATCAAGGATATGCAAATGTACCACCACAAGGTGCATGGGGAAATTCCAGTCAACAGCCTGGTTGGACACCACCTCAACAAAATGGTGCACCTGGATGGGCTAATCCAAGTTATAATGCCCAACCAATGTCCCAAGCAG aTGCAAAAGCAGCAGAAGCTGCTCAAAGTGCTTATTATGATCCAAATAGACCACAATGTGCCTATGTTCCACCTCCTGCATACTat GAAAGTCCACCAAGTTTCCAGCAAGCAACAGAGAAGAAAgatcaataa
- the LOC410012 gene encoding WW domain-binding protein 2 isoform X1, with the protein MSLNTAHANGGVLIHAGECILLFCDHVTMEFHGQEQAEFIGSKRGRLYLTTHRMIFNAKDQKEKMQSFSFPFITLSEVEVEQPMFGANYIKGKCRAQPNGNWIGECKFKLHFKSGGAIEFGQAMLRAAAMAQQNGPVNDAPPPYQPPTSNWYAAPPPAYQAAPTGYYGWLPRNDAFSDTPPANSVYMTDMPPPYPGINTPYQGYANVPPQGAWGNSSQQPGWTPPQQNGAPGWANPSYNAQPMSQAGAYPNYGQPAYNSYSQNPPPYTPYSQGNNYVQSGYYPQQNPYNPYPPNY; encoded by the exons atgtcGTTAAACACAGCGCACGCTAACGGCGGTGTTTTAATACACGCTGGAGAATG catattattattctgtgATCATGTCACAATGGAATTCCATGGACAAGAACAAGCAGAATTTATTGGTAGCAAACGTGGCAGATTATATTTAACTACACacagaatgatttttaatgcCAAAgatcaaaaggaaaaaatgcaATCATTTAGCTTCCCATTTATAACATTGAGTGAAGTTGAAGTAGAACAACCAATGTTTGGAGCTAATTACATCAAAGGTAAATGTCGTGCTCAACCAAATGGCAATTGGATTGGAGAATGCAAGttcaaattacattttaaaagcGGTGGTGCAATAGAATTTGGTCAAGCTATGTTAAGAGCAGCAGCAATgg ctcAACAAAATGGACCTGTAAATGATGCTCCACCACCATATCAACCTCCAACATCAAATTGGTATGCAGCACCACCACCTGCTTACCAAGCAGCACCAACAGGATATTATGGATGGCTACCACGAAATGATGCTTTTTCAGATACACCACCAG ccAATAGCGTATATATGACGGATATGCCACCTCCATATCCTGGTATAAATACACCTTATCAAGGATATGCAAATGTACCACCACAAGGTGCATGGGGAAATTCCAGTCAACAGCCTGGTTGGACACCACCTCAACAAAATGGTGCACCTGGATGGGCTAATCCAAGTTATAATGCCCAACCAATGTCCCAAGCAGGTGCGTATCCAAATTATGGACAGCCAGCATATAACAGTTATTCGCAAAATCCTCCTCCATATACTCCATATTCTCAAGGTAATAATTATGTTCAATCTGGCTATTATCCACAACAAAATCCTTACAATCCTTATCCacccaattattaa